Proteins encoded by one window of Vigna radiata var. radiata cultivar VC1973A chromosome 5, Vradiata_ver6, whole genome shotgun sequence:
- the LOC106759809 gene encoding chorismate mutase 2 isoform X2: MDKLELRCKECPRRAKAEYNDDTVRASLARLEDTIIFALFERVKFPLNPPTYDLLGDLVRETEALQFKARRYDNPEENPFFPENLPPFAAPEYPFPEFLQGAGASININKEIWELYFNELLPKFVKCGDDGNYAQTAFADLTLLQAISKRIHYGKFFAEIRFRRIHTIIEPYIRAKNRRELMRMATIDRIENMVVRRVEAKVMVFGREVSQEHDFKGRVSILYEKWLIPLTKKVEVEYLLKRLD, encoded by the exons ATGGATAAGTTAGAATTACG TTGTAAGGAGTGTCCCAGAAGGGCGAAAGCAGAGTATAATGATGATACAGTAAGAGCGTCTTTGGCTAGACTAGAAGACACCATCATATTTGCTTTGTTTGAAAGAGTCAAGTTTCCTTTGAATCCCCCAACCTACGATCTGCTTGGCGACCTCGTTCGTGAAACAGAGGCCCTTCAATTCAAG GCACGTAGATACGATAATCCTGAAGAAAATCCGTTCTTCCCAGAAAATTTACCACCCTTTGCTGCACCAGAGTATCCCTTTCCAGAG tttttgcaaGGTGCAGGTGCTTCGATTAACATAAACAAGGAAATTTGGGAACTGTACTTTAATGAGCTGCTTCCAAAGTTCGTTAAATGCGGTGATGATGGCAACTATGCACAAACTGCTTTTGCCGATCTTACGTTGTTACAG GCCATCTCGAAAAGAATTCATTATGGAAAATTTTTTGCTGAGATCAGATTTAGAAGAATTCATACAATCATCGAGCCTTATATTCGTGCCAag AACAGGAGAGAATTGATGAGAATGGCAACAATTGATAGGATTGAAAATATGGTGGTGAGGAGGGTTGAAGCGAAGGTCATGGTGTTTGGGCGGGAAGTGAGCCAAGAACATGATTTCAAGGGAAGGGTTTCTATCTTATACGAGAAATGGTTAATTCCACTCACAAAAAAGGTTGAAGTCGAATACTTACTAAAACGTCTCGATTGA
- the LOC106759809 gene encoding chorismate mutase 2 isoform X1 produces MDKLELRCKECPRRAKAEYNDDTVRASLARLEDTIIFALFERVKFPLNPPTYDLLGDLVRETEALQFEAHRYDNPEENPFFPENLPPFSAPEYPFTEFLQGAGASININKEIWEVYFRELLPKFVKCGDDGNYAQTAFADLTLLQAISKRIHYGKFFAEVRFKEARIICEPYIRAKDKEALMKFLTTESVENTVVMRRVEKKVMVFGRELSQEHDFKGDVSILYEKWLLPLTKKVQVEYLLKRLD; encoded by the exons ATGGATAAGTTAGAATTACG TTGTAAGGAGTGTCCCAGAAGGGCGAAAGCAGAGTATAATGATGATACAGTAAGAGCGTCTTTGGCTAGACTAGAAGACACCATCATATTTGCTTTGTTTGAAAGAGTCAAG TTTCCTTTGAATCCCCCAACCTACGATCTGCTTGGCGACCTCGTTCGTGAAACAGAGGCCCTTCAATTCGAG GCACATAGATACGATAATCCTGAAGAAAATCCGTTTTTCCCAGAAAATTTACCACCCTTTTCTGCACCAGAGTATCCCTTTACAGAG tttttgcaaGGTGCAGGTGCTTCGATTAACATAAACAAGGAAATTTGGGAAGTGTACTTTCGTGAGCTGCTTCCAAAGTTTGTTAAATGCGGTGATGATGGTAACTATGCACAAACTGCTTTTGCCGATCTTACGTTGTTACAG GCCATCTCGAAAAGAATTCATTATGGAAAATTTTTTGCTGAGGTCAGATTTAAAGAAGCTCGTATAATCTGCGAGCCTTATATTCGTGCCAAG GACAAGGAAGCATTGATGAAATTCTTAACAACTGAGAGCGTTGAAAATACGGTGGTGATGAGGAGGGTTGAAAAGAAGGTGATGGTGTTTGGGCGGGAACTCAGCCAAGAACATGATTTCAAGGGAGATGTTTCTATCTTATACGAGAAATGGTTACTTCCACTCACAAAAAAAGTTCAAGTCGAATACTTACTAAAACGTCTCGATTGA
- the LOC106759809 gene encoding chorismate mutase 2 isoform X3 → MDKLELRCKECPRRAKAEYNDDTVRASLARLEDTIIFALFERVKFPLNPPTYDLLGDLVRETEALQFEAHRYDNPEENPFFPENLPPFSAPEYPFTEFLQGAGASININKEIWEVYFRELLPKFVKCGDDGNYAQTAFADLTLLQDKEALMKFLTTESVENTVVMRRVEKKVMVFGRELSQEHDFKGDVSILYEKWLLPLTKKVQVEYLLKRLD, encoded by the exons ATGGATAAGTTAGAATTACG TTGTAAGGAGTGTCCCAGAAGGGCGAAAGCAGAGTATAATGATGATACAGTAAGAGCGTCTTTGGCTAGACTAGAAGACACCATCATATTTGCTTTGTTTGAAAGAGTCAAG TTTCCTTTGAATCCCCCAACCTACGATCTGCTTGGCGACCTCGTTCGTGAAACAGAGGCCCTTCAATTCGAG GCACATAGATACGATAATCCTGAAGAAAATCCGTTTTTCCCAGAAAATTTACCACCCTTTTCTGCACCAGAGTATCCCTTTACAGAG tttttgcaaGGTGCAGGTGCTTCGATTAACATAAACAAGGAAATTTGGGAAGTGTACTTTCGTGAGCTGCTTCCAAAGTTTGTTAAATGCGGTGATGATGGTAACTATGCACAAACTGCTTTTGCCGATCTTACGTTGTTACAG GACAAGGAAGCATTGATGAAATTCTTAACAACTGAGAGCGTTGAAAATACGGTGGTGATGAGGAGGGTTGAAAAGAAGGTGATGGTGTTTGGGCGGGAACTCAGCCAAGAACATGATTTCAAGGGAGATGTTTCTATCTTATACGAGAAATGGTTACTTCCACTCACAAAAAAAGTTCAAGTCGAATACTTACTAAAACGTCTCGATTGA
- the LOC106760428 gene encoding chorismate mutase 2, translating to MDPIKFRCKECHKRVEAQYTLDSVRASLARQEDTIIFALIERAKFPLNNFGHNRLFGSDEYIGSMINGLVLKTEAVQSKAGRYINPEENPFFPENLPPSAAPDYPFSEFLQGAGASININKEIWEVYFHELIPMFIKCGDDGNHAQSVLADLTLLQAISRRIHYGKFVAEVKFRESPKIYEPLIRAKDSEGLMDELSSESVEERVVKRVERKATVFGQEVSLEYDVSGDTYMINSVASKLYKKYLIPLTKKVQVEYLLKRLD from the exons ATGGATCCGATAAAATTCCG TTGTAAGGAGTGTCACAAAAGGGTGGAAGCACAGTACACACTAGATTCAGTAAGAGCGTCATTGGCTAGACAAGAAGACACCATCATATTTGCTTTGATTGAAAGAGCCAAGTTTCCTTTGAATAACTTTGGCCACAATCGGCTTTTCGGTTCAGACGAATATATCGGTTCAATGATTAACGGCCTCGTTCTCAAAACAGAGGCAGTTCAATCCAAG GCAGGTAGATACATTAATCCTGAAGAAAATCCGTTCTTCCCAGAAAATTTACCACCCTCGGCTGCACCAGATTACCCCTTTTCAGAG tttttgcaaGGTGCAGGTGCTTCGATTAACATAAACAAGGAAATTTGGGAAGTGTACTTTCATGAGCTGATTCCAATGTTCATTAAATGTGGTGATGATGGCAACCATGCACAAAGTGTTTTAGCCGATCTTACGTTGTTGCAG GCCATCTCGAGAAGGATTCACTATGGAAAATTTGTTGCTGAGGTCAAATTTAGAGAATCTCCTAAAATCTACGAGCCTTTAATTCGTGCCAAG GACAGCGAAGGATTGATGGATGAATTGAGTTCTGAGAGTGTTGAAGAGAGGGTGGTGAAGAGGGTTGAAAGGAAGGCCACGGTATTTGGGCAGGAAGTGAGCCTTGAATATGATGTCTCGGGAGATACATACATGATTAATTCAGTGGCTTCTAAGTTGTACAAGAAATATTTAATTCCACTCACAAAAAAAGTTCAAGTCGAATACTTACTAAAACGCCTCGATTGA
- the LOC106762066 gene encoding phospholipase D Y-like isoform X1: MVSKTMRHTPRICVHCVFLCYVLILLNSVCASASSSSRCKAWLVQSIPTNMPHLHHIPGTLSTGDVLRWLAANSTTRLHIIAQYWQLLPSPNDTRSGDYGYTQRQMHEFGASEGISLYQELDAAADRNVSIRLLSHSGVYPTFTSEPSKLAFGRPNVENVTLLLEDWWGSGIVHAKVWISDSRDVYIGSANNDWKSLTQVKELGIYFTDCPEIAEKVELYFDNLWTLASLNSSAYTKKVFDQEWQVERKFPCWSHFIDHKERCKSPLPQYLKTPHVAGYPILSDPYMFVVSFQTPGTNYSTKHPQASYLSFAPPELLFGKYQADEQAWIDTIKSVGDKQAVRISTMDWLGQSQFMDQTIYWSSLSSAISEVVFSKNATVQLLVAYWAHSISNTDVYLKSLLYTNNLCSSSKYNKCSGKVEIKYYVVPDFNMTGPAIHGGTKTGNKYPDFTRVNHGKYAVSDVRAHIGTSNLVWDYFYTTAGVSFGTYNTAIISKLSEIFNADWNSPYAVPLEELEKGQKSSI, from the exons ATGGTATCGAAAACCATGAGACACACTCCCAGGATTTGTGTCCACTGTGTCTTTTTGTGTtatgtattgattttgttgaacaGTGTTTGTGCATCAGCATCATCTTCTTCTCGCTGTAAAGCATGGTTAGTGCAATCCATTCCCACCAATATGCCCCACCTACACCATATTCCCGGCACCCTCTCTACTG GGGATGTGCTTCGGTGGCTGGCTGCAAACTCCACCACGAGGCTTCACATAATTGCCCAATACTGGCAGCTTCTACCTTCCCCCAACGATACTCGATCTGGGGACTATGGTTACACTCAACGTCAGATGCATGAATTTGGTGCCAGTGAAGGTATTTCTCTTTATCAAGAATTAGATGCTGCTGCTGACCGGAATGTTAGCATCAG GTTACTGTCCCACTCTGGAGTATATCCAACTTTTACCTCAGAACCATCCAAACTTGCTTTCGGAAGGCCAAATGTCGAAAATGTGACATTGCTGCTGGAGGATTGGTGGGGCTCCGGGATTGTTCATGCCAAAGTTTGGATATCTGATAGTAGGGATGTGTATATTGGATCTGCAAACAATGACTGGAAATCTCTCACACAG GTCAAGGAACTCGGAATTTACTTTACTGATTGTCCTGAAATAGCTGAAAAGGTTGAGCTGTACTTTGACAATTTGTGGACACTGGCATCTCTCAATTCTTCAGCTTACACGAAAAAAGTGTTTGATCAAGAGTGGCAAGTGGAGAGGAAGTTTCCTTGCTGGTCACATTTCATTGATCATAAAGAGAGGTGCAA GTCACCTCTTCCTCAATATCTGAAGACTCCTCATGTTGCAGGATATCCTATTCTGTCTGACCCTTACATGTTTGTGGTTTCATTTCAAACCCCTGGGACTAACTATTCAACAAAGCACCCCCAAGCCAGCTATCTATCCTTTGCACCCCCAGAG CTATTATTTGGCAAATATCAAGCTGATGAGCAGGCATGGATAGATACAATCAAGTCTGTTGGAGATAAGCAGGCAGTTAGAATCAGTACAATGGACTGGTTAGGTCAGTCACAATTTATGGACCAAACAATTTACTGGTCCTCCTTATCCTCTGCAATATCAGAG GTAGTGTTTTCGAAGAATGCAACAGTACAGCTACTGGTGGCATATTGGGCACACTCCATCAGTAACACAGATGTGTACCTCAAGTCTCTTCTCTACACCAACAACCTCTGCTCTTCCTCAAAGTACAACAAATGCTCTGGGAAAGTtgagataaaatattatgtgGTTCCTGATTTCAACATGACAGGACCTGCTATTCATGGAGGAACTAAAACAGGAAACAAATACCCTGATTTTACAAGAGTGAATCATGGAAAATATGCAGTTAGTGATGTAAGGGCACACATTGGGACTAGCAACCTTGTATGGGACTACTTCTACACAACAGCAGGTGTCAGCTTTGGGACATACAACACTGCTATCATCTCTAAACTTAGTGAAATTTTCAATGCAGATTGGAACTCACCCTATGCTGTTCCATTAGAAGAGCTGGAGAAAGGTCAGAAAAGTTCAATTTAA
- the LOC106762066 gene encoding phospholipase D Y-like isoform X2, translating into MVSKTMRHTPRICVHCVFLCYVLILLNSVCASASSSSRCKAWLVQSIPTNMPHLHHIPGTLSTGDVLRWLAANSTTRLHIIAQYWQLLPSPNDTRSGDYGYTQRQMHEFGASEGISLYQELDAAADRNVSIRLLSHSGVYPTFTSEPSKLAFGRPNVENVTLLLEDWWGSGIVHAKVWISDSRDVYIGSANNDWKSLTQVKELGIYFTDCPEIAEKVELYFDNLWTLASLNSSAYTKKVFDQEWQVERKFPCWSHFIDHKERCKSPLPQYLKTPHVAGYPILSDPYMFVVSFQTPGTNYSTKHPQASYLSFAPPELLFGKYQADEQAWIDTIKSVGDKQAVRISTMDWLGQSQFMDQTIYWSSLSSAISEVVFSKNATVQLLVAYWAHSISNTDVYLKSLLYTNNLCSSSKYNKCSGKVEIKYYVVPDFNMTGPAIHGGTKTGNKYPDFTRVNHGKYAVSDVRAHIGTSNLIGTHPMLFH; encoded by the exons ATGGTATCGAAAACCATGAGACACACTCCCAGGATTTGTGTCCACTGTGTCTTTTTGTGTtatgtattgattttgttgaacaGTGTTTGTGCATCAGCATCATCTTCTTCTCGCTGTAAAGCATGGTTAGTGCAATCCATTCCCACCAATATGCCCCACCTACACCATATTCCCGGCACCCTCTCTACTG GGGATGTGCTTCGGTGGCTGGCTGCAAACTCCACCACGAGGCTTCACATAATTGCCCAATACTGGCAGCTTCTACCTTCCCCCAACGATACTCGATCTGGGGACTATGGTTACACTCAACGTCAGATGCATGAATTTGGTGCCAGTGAAGGTATTTCTCTTTATCAAGAATTAGATGCTGCTGCTGACCGGAATGTTAGCATCAG GTTACTGTCCCACTCTGGAGTATATCCAACTTTTACCTCAGAACCATCCAAACTTGCTTTCGGAAGGCCAAATGTCGAAAATGTGACATTGCTGCTGGAGGATTGGTGGGGCTCCGGGATTGTTCATGCCAAAGTTTGGATATCTGATAGTAGGGATGTGTATATTGGATCTGCAAACAATGACTGGAAATCTCTCACACAG GTCAAGGAACTCGGAATTTACTTTACTGATTGTCCTGAAATAGCTGAAAAGGTTGAGCTGTACTTTGACAATTTGTGGACACTGGCATCTCTCAATTCTTCAGCTTACACGAAAAAAGTGTTTGATCAAGAGTGGCAAGTGGAGAGGAAGTTTCCTTGCTGGTCACATTTCATTGATCATAAAGAGAGGTGCAA GTCACCTCTTCCTCAATATCTGAAGACTCCTCATGTTGCAGGATATCCTATTCTGTCTGACCCTTACATGTTTGTGGTTTCATTTCAAACCCCTGGGACTAACTATTCAACAAAGCACCCCCAAGCCAGCTATCTATCCTTTGCACCCCCAGAG CTATTATTTGGCAAATATCAAGCTGATGAGCAGGCATGGATAGATACAATCAAGTCTGTTGGAGATAAGCAGGCAGTTAGAATCAGTACAATGGACTGGTTAGGTCAGTCACAATTTATGGACCAAACAATTTACTGGTCCTCCTTATCCTCTGCAATATCAGAG GTAGTGTTTTCGAAGAATGCAACAGTACAGCTACTGGTGGCATATTGGGCACACTCCATCAGTAACACAGATGTGTACCTCAAGTCTCTTCTCTACACCAACAACCTCTGCTCTTCCTCAAAGTACAACAAATGCTCTGGGAAAGTtgagataaaatattatgtgGTTCCTGATTTCAACATGACAGGACCTGCTATTCATGGAGGAACTAAAACAGGAAACAAATACCCTGATTTTACAAGAGTGAATCATGGAAAATATGCAGTTAGTGATGTAAGGGCACACATTGGGACTAGCAACCTT ATTGGAACTCACCCTATGCTGTTCCATTAG